In Larimichthys crocea isolate SSNF chromosome VI, L_crocea_2.0, whole genome shotgun sequence, one genomic interval encodes:
- the gnl3 gene encoding guanine nucleotide-binding protein-like 3, whose amino-acid sequence MKRPKLKKASKRLSCSKRYKIQKKVRDHHKKLRREAKKKGVSKRVKKDPGVPSSAPFKEEVLREAEQRRLQIEEEKQKKLQAKKEERAQKRKKERDAASKEKDPKAKKARQEEVPKKRAAPDRSSKRYLCSELNKVIDASDVVVEVLDARDPLGCRCPQLEEAVLQREGNKKLILLLNKIDLVPKENVERWIQCLQREFPVVAFKASTQIKDRTVVQAKKSRIVASNEIMDKSRGAACFGNTCLTELLTSLAANTQNEASLRVGIVGFPNVGKSSLINSMKGILACNAGVKRGITKSMQDVHISKTVKLIDSPGVVASPSNPPASMALRSLQVEEGQESVLEVVRTLLKQCDKTQIMLQYNVPDFRNSVEFLNLFAKKRGYLQKGGVPNTQQAATTFLDDWTGAKLSYHCKVQENRSLPAYMSEAVVAEMQNGWDLNKLKTGNKETLKEVRFPNQASSIGFTSNGPTAGLLSVCDIPEEKSGAAEKEAEQNDENDEPEQITEETNEKEEPEEPQKASLKKKTGHVQFKSIPTDIGISTDDAYDFNTDFK is encoded by the exons ATGAAACGACCGA agTTAAAGAAAGCAAGTAAGCGGCTCTCCTGCTCCAAGCGGTATAAGATCCAGAAAAAG gtcCGTGATCACCACAAAAAGCTCAGAAGAGAGGCGAAGAAGAAAGGAGTGAGCAAACGCGTGAAGAAGGACCCCGGTGTGCCCAGCAGTGCTCCCTTCAAAGAGGAGGTCCTGAgggaggcagagcagaggaggctACAG attgaagaagaaaaacaaaaaaaattacaagCTAAAAAAGAGGAGCGAGCccagaagaggaaaaaagagagagatgctgcAAGTAAAGAAAAAGATCCCAAGGCCAAGAAGGCTCGTCAG GAAGAGGTTCCAAAGAAACGGGCCGCCCCAGACAGGAGCTCAAAGCGGTACCTTTGCTCCGAATTAAACAAG gtgattgatGCCTCTGATGTAGTGGTTGAAGTCCTTGATGCTCGTGATCCACTGGGGTGCAGGTGTCCACAGCTGGAGGAGGCGGTGCTGCAGAGGGAAGGCAACAAGAAACTAATTTTGCTTTTAAACAAAATAG ATCTGGTACCAAAggaaaatgtggagagatggatACAGTGTTTACAACGAGAGTTTCCAGTTGTGGCGTTCAAAGCATCAACACAGATCAAGGACAGAACAGTGGTG CAAGCCAAGAAGAGCAGGATAGTGGCCTCCAATGAGATCATGGACAAATCCAGAGGAGCAGCCTGCTTCGGAAATACTTGTCTCACTGAGCTCCTTACAAGTTTGGCTGCTAACACGCAGAATGAAGCTTCACTCAGAGTGGGCATAGTTG GTTTTCCCAATGTGGGGAAGAGCAGTCTCATTAACAGTATGAAGGGGATCCTTGCATGCAATGCCGGTGTCAAGAGAGGCATCACAAA ATCCATGCAGGATGTGCACATCTCAAAGACTGTGAAACTAATAGACAGCCCGGGAGTCGTGGCCTCACCGTCCAACCCACCGGCCTCTATGGCACTGAGGAGCCTGCAGGTGGAGGAAGGACAGGAGAGCGTGCTGGAGGTTGTCAGGACTCTGCTCAAGCAGTGTGACAAGACTCAG ATCATGCTTCAGTACAATGTCCCAGATTTCAGGAACTCTGTGGAGTTTTTAAACTTGTTTGCCAAGAAGCGTGGCTATTTGCAGAAGGGTGGAGTCCCTAACACACAGCAGGCAGCCACAACTTTCCTTGACGATTGGACAGG AGCCAAGCTAAGCTATCACTGTAAGGTGCAGGAGAACCGCAGCCTCCCCGCCTACATGTCTGAAGCCGTGGTCGCTGAGATGCAGAACGGCTGGGACCTCAATAAACTGAAAACTGGCAACAAGGAGACTCTGAAAG agGTCAGATTCCCAAACCAGGCCAGCAGTATAGGTTTCACCTCTAATGGCCCAACTGCAGGCCTGTTGAGTGTCTGTGACATCCCTGAAGAAAAATCTGGTGCTGCAGAGAAAGAAGCAGAGCAGAATGACGAAAATGATGag CCTGAACAAATCACTGAGGAGACAAATGAAAAGGAAGAACCAGAGGAACCACAGAAAGCATCTCTCAAAA AAAAAACGGGCCATGTGCAGTTCAAGTCTATC
- the LOC109139852 gene encoding zinc finger and SCAN domain-containing protein 22 isoform X2, protein MALLDEEDGEHPRREWSPSMGHEERIPIQIKDKRDLRVNQGDDQLRGHGSCSTPENMFTPPRVGNEYPQEGPHTSNLPQSQGVENRDRDPASRGPSRHVKVESGGGHRGSSSSNSSAQPLAPVNPNCSNENNIDIIGVENGGQMVGAKGTGTGANRGQASHMRNQGANAVDCPHQKSPLQAHMSSFCCKVCGEAFSHIGHLHVHVQVHTREKPYRCGVCGKCCSSSGRLQEHQRSHTGEKPFRCQICGKGFTQMAHLKVHMRIHTGEKPYSCPVCGKCFSRSDKIKRHLQTHSREGTYFSGQ, encoded by the coding sequence ATGGCGCTGTTGGATGAGGAAGACGGCGAGCATCCGCGCCGCGAGTGGAGTCCCAGCATGGGGCATGAAGAGCGCATCCCTATTCAGATTAAGGATAAAAGGGATCTACGGGTCAACCAAGGAGACGATCAGCTTCGTGGCCATGGCTCTTGCAGCACACCAGAGAATATGTTTACTCCCCCGCGTGTCGGAAACGAATATCCCCAGGAAGGCCCGCACACATCCAACCTCCCTCAGAGTCAAGGTGTGGAGAACAGGGACAGGGACCCTGCATCTCGAGGCCCCTCTAGGCATGTAAAGGTAGAGAGTGGAGGAGGCCACAGaggctcttcttcttccaacAGTAGCGCTCAGCCCCTTGCACCGGTCAACCCAAACTGCTCAAATGAGAACAACATTGACATTATCGGGGTGGAGAACGGAGGACAGATGGTTGGTGCTAAGGGAACTGGAACTGGAGCTAACAGAGGACAGGCCTCACACATGCGTAACCAAGGAGCCAATGCCGTGGACTGCCCCCATCAAAAATCCCCACTACAAGCTCACATGTCATCCTTTTGTTGCAAGGTTTGCGGCGAGGCATTTAGTCATATTGGCCACCTCCATGTGCATGTACAAGTGCACACGCGAGAAAAACCTTATCGTTGTGGGGTATGCGGGAAATGCTGCAGCTCCTCCGGGAGGCTCCAGGAGCATCAGCGTAGCCACACGGGAGAAAAACCTTTCCGTTGCCAGATTTGTGGAAAAGGCTTCACACAGATGGCTCACTTGAAGGTACACATGAGGATCCATACTGGGGAGAAGCCATACAGTTGCCCTGTGTGCGGCAAATGCTTCAGCCGGTCCGACAAAATCAAAAGGCATCTCCAAACCCATAGCCGAGAGGGAACATATTTCTCAGGGCAATGA
- the LOC109139852 gene encoding zinc finger and SCAN domain-containing protein 22 isoform X1, protein MTKLQFLNVFLTERLMLAAQEIYKSVEDTILEYQEEIAIRERENDHLRRRLRDAGIEIWPDRPSMALLDEEDGEHPRREWSPSMGHEERIPIQIKDKRDLRVNQGDDQLRGHGSCSTPENMFTPPRVGNEYPQEGPHTSNLPQSQGVENRDRDPASRGPSRHVKVESGGGHRGSSSSNSSAQPLAPVNPNCSNENNIDIIGVENGGQMVGAKGTGTGANRGQASHMRNQGANAVDCPHQKSPLQAHMSSFCCKVCGEAFSHIGHLHVHVQVHTREKPYRCGVCGKCCSSSGRLQEHQRSHTGEKPFRCQICGKGFTQMAHLKVHMRIHTGEKPYSCPVCGKCFSRSDKIKRHLQTHSREGTYFSGQ, encoded by the exons ATGAccaaactgcagtttttaaacgTCTTCCTCACTGAGCGGCTCATGCTCGCTGCGCAGGAGATCTACAAATCTGTCGAGGATACGATTTTGGAGTACCAGGAGGAGATCGCGATCCGGGAGCGGGAGAACGACCATCTGCGGCGCAGGCTGCGGGACGCGGGGATCGAGATATGGCCAG ATCGTCCGTCCATGGCGCTGTTGGATGAGGAAGACGGCGAGCATCCGCGCCGCGAGTGGAGTCCCAGCATGGGGCATGAAGAGCGCATCCCTATTCAGATTAAGGATAAAAGGGATCTACGGGTCAACCAAGGAGACGATCAGCTTCGTGGCCATGGCTCTTGCAGCACACCAGAGAATATGTTTACTCCCCCGCGTGTCGGAAACGAATATCCCCAGGAAGGCCCGCACACATCCAACCTCCCTCAGAGTCAAGGTGTGGAGAACAGGGACAGGGACCCTGCATCTCGAGGCCCCTCTAGGCATGTAAAGGTAGAGAGTGGAGGAGGCCACAGaggctcttcttcttccaacAGTAGCGCTCAGCCCCTTGCACCGGTCAACCCAAACTGCTCAAATGAGAACAACATTGACATTATCGGGGTGGAGAACGGAGGACAGATGGTTGGTGCTAAGGGAACTGGAACTGGAGCTAACAGAGGACAGGCCTCACACATGCGTAACCAAGGAGCCAATGCCGTGGACTGCCCCCATCAAAAATCCCCACTACAAGCTCACATGTCATCCTTTTGTTGCAAGGTTTGCGGCGAGGCATTTAGTCATATTGGCCACCTCCATGTGCATGTACAAGTGCACACGCGAGAAAAACCTTATCGTTGTGGGGTATGCGGGAAATGCTGCAGCTCCTCCGGGAGGCTCCAGGAGCATCAGCGTAGCCACACGGGAGAAAAACCTTTCCGTTGCCAGATTTGTGGAAAAGGCTTCACACAGATGGCTCACTTGAAGGTACACATGAGGATCCATACTGGGGAGAAGCCATACAGTTGCCCTGTGTGCGGCAAATGCTTCAGCCGGTCCGACAAAATCAAAAGGCATCTCCAAACCCATAGCCGAGAGGGAACATATTTCTCAGGGCAATGA